A genomic stretch from Selenomonas sp. AB3002 includes:
- a CDS encoding nitrogenase component 1 — MAKKINLDIASVEQREQRLGTIIAWDGTTEDLHKASNYEVRGQRDRGTGCGGNCRLCELQGPFTQGSVCSEQMVECQAGNVRDAVLIQHAPIGCGGGQVPYNNIYRNGLAMRGFEVENIRIINTNLLESDMVFGAADKLRQSIDDAWERYKPQAIFVASSCATGIIGEDIESITDEKEAELDIPVIPLACEGFRSKHWSTGFDATQHGILRQIVRRNPQKKQEDLVNVINLWGSDVFTPLLANLNLRVNYVVDLASVEDLAQMSEAAATVGFCYTLSSYMAAALEQHFGVPEVKAPMPYGFAGTDAWLRELARVTHREHLVEDFIAREHARVKPKIEELKKKLKGVKGFVATGSAYAHGLIQVLRELEVEVEGSLTFHHDPVYDSGDAREDSLGHLNEHYGQVKNFHVSNRQQYQLYAFLQENQPDFLLIRHNGLAPLASRLGIPAAPLGDEHIAIGYDGIVNLGETILEILAHKKFHDDIKQHVKLPYKKWWLEQKDAYILAKHPELAAFDEKEYRAEQERKEAANA; from the coding sequence ATGGCCAAAAAAATAAACCTGGATATTGCCTCCGTGGAGCAGCGTGAGCAACGCCTGGGCACCATTATCGCCTGGGACGGCACCACGGAGGATTTGCATAAGGCTTCAAATTATGAAGTGAGGGGCCAGCGGGACAGGGGCACGGGCTGCGGGGGGAACTGCCGCCTGTGCGAGCTGCAGGGGCCTTTCACCCAGGGGTCGGTGTGCAGCGAGCAGATGGTTGAATGCCAGGCGGGCAATGTGCGGGACGCGGTGCTAATACAGCACGCTCCCATCGGTTGCGGTGGCGGCCAGGTGCCCTACAACAACATCTATCGCAACGGACTGGCCATGCGGGGCTTTGAGGTAGAGAATATCCGCATCATCAATACCAACCTGTTGGAAAGCGACATGGTCTTCGGTGCGGCTGACAAACTGCGTCAGTCCATTGATGACGCCTGGGAGCGCTACAAGCCGCAGGCTATCTTCGTGGCTTCTTCCTGCGCCACGGGCATCATCGGTGAGGACATCGAGAGCATTACGGACGAGAAGGAGGCGGAGCTGGACATTCCCGTAATTCCCCTGGCCTGCGAGGGCTTCCGCTCCAAGCATTGGAGCACGGGCTTTGATGCCACCCAGCACGGCATCCTGCGACAGATTGTGCGCAGGAATCCCCAGAAGAAGCAGGAGGATTTGGTGAATGTCATCAACCTCTGGGGTTCCGATGTCTTCACCCCTTTGCTGGCCAATCTGAACCTCAGGGTCAACTATGTGGTGGACCTGGCTTCCGTAGAGGATTTGGCCCAGATGTCTGAGGCCGCTGCCACCGTGGGCTTCTGCTATACCCTGTCTTCCTATATGGCGGCAGCCCTGGAACAGCACTTTGGCGTGCCGGAGGTGAAGGCCCCCATGCCCTATGGCTTTGCGGGCACTGATGCCTGGCTCCGTGAGCTGGCCAGGGTCACCCATCGTGAGCACTTGGTGGAAGACTTTATTGCCAGGGAGCACGCCAGGGTGAAGCCCAAGATTGAGGAGCTGAAGAAAAAGCTCAAGGGAGTCAAGGGCTTTGTGGCCACCGGCTCTGCCTACGCTCACGGCCTGATTCAGGTTTTGCGTGAACTGGAGGTGGAAGTGGAGGGTTCTCTGACCTTCCATCATGACCCGGTTTACGACAGCGGCGATGCCCGGGAAGATTCTCTGGGCCACCTCAATGAGCATTACGGCCAGGTGAAGAATTTCCACGTGTCCAACCGCCAGCAATACCAGCTTTATGCCTTCCTGCAGGAGAATCAGCCAGACTTCCTGCTGATCCGCCACAACGGCCTGGCACCGCTGGCCTCCCGTCTGGGGATTCCCGCTGCGCCGCTGGGGGATGAGCATATTGCCATCGGCTATGACGGCATTGTGAATCTGGGAGAAACCATCCTTGAGATTCTGGCTCACAAGAAGTTCCATGATGATATCAAGCAGCATGTGAAACTGCCTTACAAGAAGTGGTGGCTGGAGCAGAAGGACGCCTACATTCTTGCCAAGCATCCGGAACTGGCGGCCTTTGACGAGAAAGAGTATCGGGCGGAGCAGGAGAGAAAGGAGGCAGCCAATGCCTAA